A DNA window from Pogona vitticeps strain Pit_001003342236 chromosome 2, PviZW2.1, whole genome shotgun sequence contains the following coding sequences:
- the LOC140703934 gene encoding uncharacterized protein LOC140703934 isoform X2, producing the protein MEGEAPLKDEQKQLQSGANQKEDDVNDYFFPLIQALRNLEDEGKEKEVRLQGTLPERGEDEKETCWDGNESLRQNQADKRRDRSHRYPSAVASEDKMGKTTNWSISALQSSEYQQNIALRKCSVKCPTCHAKINLCHCLEDGESFRWSLEDSRFHTGGKHKWFSSDIKAPQPMHSEKRVCKCIECGMTSKGSSELESHQSIHTGQKAYKSHDCGQAFRHNSHLQVHQRIHTGEKHYDCKKCGRSFSQIANLVIHQRIHSGEKPYICKECGKCFSNSSNFKVHHYCHSEKKPYSCKECGKRFCRSSVLQVHQRIHTGEKPYQCNECGKKFSQKSSLVVHQRIHTGEKPYSCKECGKHFCRSSVLQVHQRIHTGEKPYQCNECGKTFRQKSSLVEHQRIHTGAKPYKCEQCGRSFKKRGNLIIHQRIHSGEKPYHCEECGKCFSDPANFKLHQRIHSGEKPYACQECEKCFSCSSFLKVHQRSHSGEKPYHCEECGRSFKTRSALKTHQKIHAVNMEKKLLLK; encoded by the exons atggaaggagaggctcctcttaaGGATGAACAGAAGCAGCTGCAATCAGGAGCCAACCAAAAAGAGGATGATgtaaatgattatttttttccccttatacaGGCCCTTCGGAATTTAGAag atgagggaaaagagaaggaagtaagaCTCCAGGGGACATtgccagaaagaggggaggatgaaAAGGAGACCTGTTGGGATGGAAATGAATCACTGAGGCAGAATCAGGCAGACAAGAGGAGAGACAGATCTCACAGATATCCGAGTGCCGTTGCCTCTGAagacaaaatggggaaaacaacaaACTGGAGCATCAGTGCTCTTCAAAGCTCAGAGTATCAACAAAACATCGCTCTGAGGAAATGTTcagtgaaatgtccaacatgtcACGCCAAGATAAATCTTTGTCACTGTTTGGAGGATGGAGAAAGTTTCAGATGGAGCCTAGAAGATTCAAGATTTCACACAGGGGGGAAACACAAATGGTTTAGTTCTGACATTAAAGCACCTCAACCAATGCATTCTGAAAAGAGAGTCTGTAAGTGCATAGAGTGTGGCATGACCTCCAAGGGAAGTTCAGAACTTGAAAGCCATCAAAGTATACACACAGGACAGAAAGCATACAAATCCCATGACTGTGGCCAGGCCTTCAGGCACAATTCACATCTTCAagtacatcagcgaattcatacaggagagaaacacTATGACTGTAAAAAATGTGGGAGGAGTTTCAGCCAAATTGCAAATCTTGTAatacatcaacgaattcactcaggAGAAAAGCCCTAtatatgcaaagaatgtggaaaatgtttcagtaaTTCCTCAAATTTTAAAGTACATCATTACTGTCATTCTGAGAAGAAGccatattcttgtaaagaatgtgggaaacgTTTCTGCCGGAGCAGTGTTCTTCAAGTAcaccagcgaattcatacaggagagaaaccctatcagtgcaatgaatgtgggaaaaagttcagccAGAAGTCAAGCCTTGTagtacatcagcgaattcatacaggtgagaagccatattcttgcaaagaatgtgggaaacaTTTCTGCCGGAGCAGTGTTCTTCAAGTACACCAGAGAATtcatacgggagagaaaccctatcagtgcaatgaatgtgggaaaaCGTTCAGGCAGAAGTCAAGCCTTGTAGAacatcagcgaattcatacaggagcaAAACCCTATAAATGTGAACAATGTGGGAGGAgtttcaaaaaaagaggaaaccttATAATTCATCAACgaattcattcaggagaaaaaccctatcattgtgaagaatgtgggaaatgtttcagcgATCCCGCAAATTTTAAATTACACCAACGAATTcactcaggagaaaaaccctatgcATGCCAAGAATGTGAGAAATGTTTCAGTTGTTCCTCATTTCTTAAAGTTCATCAACGCtcacattcaggggagaaaccctatcattgtgaagaatgtgggagaaGCTTCAAAACTCGTTCAGCCCTTAAAACGCATCAAAAAATCCATGCTGTtaatatggaaaaaaaacttctcttgAAGTAA
- the LOC140703934 gene encoding uncharacterized protein LOC140703934 isoform X1: MEGEAPLKDEQKQLQAGANQKEDDADEAFLLLLEGLEDLQDEGKEKEVRLQGTLPERGEDEKETCWDGNESLRQNQADKRRDRSHRYPSAVASEDKMGKTTNWSISALQSSEYQQNIALRKCSVKCPTCHAKINLCHCLEDGESFRWSLEDSRFHTGGKHKWFSSDIKAPQPMHSEKRVCKCIECGMTSKGSSELESHQSIHTGQKAYKSHDCGQAFRHNSHLQVHQRIHTGEKHYDCKKCGRSFSQIANLVIHQRIHSGEKPYICKECGKCFSNSSNFKVHHYCHSEKKPYSCKECGKRFCRSSVLQVHQRIHTGEKPYQCNECGKKFSQKSSLVVHQRIHTGEKPYSCKECGKHFCRSSVLQVHQRIHTGEKPYQCNECGKTFRQKSSLVEHQRIHTGAKPYKCEQCGRSFKKRGNLIIHQRIHSGEKPYHCEECGKCFSDPANFKLHQRIHSGEKPYACQECEKCFSCSSFLKVHQRSHSGEKPYHCEECGRSFKTRSALKTHQKIHAVNMEKKLLLK; the protein is encoded by the coding sequence atgagggaaaagagaaggaagtaagaCTCCAGGGGACATtgccagaaagaggggaggatgaaAAGGAGACCTGTTGGGATGGAAATGAATCACTGAGGCAGAATCAGGCAGACAAGAGGAGAGACAGATCTCACAGATATCCGAGTGCCGTTGCCTCTGAagacaaaatggggaaaacaacaaACTGGAGCATCAGTGCTCTTCAAAGCTCAGAGTATCAACAAAACATCGCTCTGAGGAAATGTTcagtgaaatgtccaacatgtcACGCCAAGATAAATCTTTGTCACTGTTTGGAGGATGGAGAAAGTTTCAGATGGAGCCTAGAAGATTCAAGATTTCACACAGGGGGGAAACACAAATGGTTTAGTTCTGACATTAAAGCACCTCAACCAATGCATTCTGAAAAGAGAGTCTGTAAGTGCATAGAGTGTGGCATGACCTCCAAGGGAAGTTCAGAACTTGAAAGCCATCAAAGTATACACACAGGACAGAAAGCATACAAATCCCATGACTGTGGCCAGGCCTTCAGGCACAATTCACATCTTCAagtacatcagcgaattcatacaggagagaaacacTATGACTGTAAAAAATGTGGGAGGAGTTTCAGCCAAATTGCAAATCTTGTAatacatcaacgaattcactcaggAGAAAAGCCCTAtatatgcaaagaatgtggaaaatgtttcagtaaTTCCTCAAATTTTAAAGTACATCATTACTGTCATTCTGAGAAGAAGccatattcttgtaaagaatgtgggaaacgTTTCTGCCGGAGCAGTGTTCTTCAAGTAcaccagcgaattcatacaggagagaaaccctatcagtgcaatgaatgtgggaaaaagttcagccAGAAGTCAAGCCTTGTagtacatcagcgaattcatacaggtgagaagccatattcttgcaaagaatgtgggaaacaTTTCTGCCGGAGCAGTGTTCTTCAAGTACACCAGAGAATtcatacgggagagaaaccctatcagtgcaatgaatgtgggaaaaCGTTCAGGCAGAAGTCAAGCCTTGTAGAacatcagcgaattcatacaggagcaAAACCCTATAAATGTGAACAATGTGGGAGGAgtttcaaaaaaagaggaaaccttATAATTCATCAACgaattcattcaggagaaaaaccctatcattgtgaagaatgtgggaaatgtttcagcgATCCCGCAAATTTTAAATTACACCAACGAATTcactcaggagaaaaaccctatgcATGCCAAGAATGTGAGAAATGTTTCAGTTGTTCCTCATTTCTTAAAGTTCATCAACGCtcacattcaggggagaaaccctatcattgtgaagaatgtgggagaaGCTTCAAAACTCGTTCAGCCCTTAAAACGCATCAAAAAATCCATGCTGTtaatatggaaaaaaaacttctcttgAAGTAA
- the LOC140703934 gene encoding uncharacterized protein LOC140703934 isoform X3 has translation MGKTTNWSISALQSSEYQQNIALRKCSVKCPTCHAKINLCHCLEDGESFRWSLEDSRFHTGGKHKWFSSDIKAPQPMHSEKRVCKCIECGMTSKGSSELESHQSIHTGQKAYKSHDCGQAFRHNSHLQVHQRIHTGEKHYDCKKCGRSFSQIANLVIHQRIHSGEKPYICKECGKCFSNSSNFKVHHYCHSEKKPYSCKECGKRFCRSSVLQVHQRIHTGEKPYQCNECGKKFSQKSSLVVHQRIHTGEKPYSCKECGKHFCRSSVLQVHQRIHTGEKPYQCNECGKTFRQKSSLVEHQRIHTGAKPYKCEQCGRSFKKRGNLIIHQRIHSGEKPYHCEECGKCFSDPANFKLHQRIHSGEKPYACQECEKCFSCSSFLKVHQRSHSGEKPYHCEECGRSFKTRSALKTHQKIHAVNMEKKLLLK, from the coding sequence atggggaaaacaacaaACTGGAGCATCAGTGCTCTTCAAAGCTCAGAGTATCAACAAAACATCGCTCTGAGGAAATGTTcagtgaaatgtccaacatgtcACGCCAAGATAAATCTTTGTCACTGTTTGGAGGATGGAGAAAGTTTCAGATGGAGCCTAGAAGATTCAAGATTTCACACAGGGGGGAAACACAAATGGTTTAGTTCTGACATTAAAGCACCTCAACCAATGCATTCTGAAAAGAGAGTCTGTAAGTGCATAGAGTGTGGCATGACCTCCAAGGGAAGTTCAGAACTTGAAAGCCATCAAAGTATACACACAGGACAGAAAGCATACAAATCCCATGACTGTGGCCAGGCCTTCAGGCACAATTCACATCTTCAagtacatcagcgaattcatacaggagagaaacacTATGACTGTAAAAAATGTGGGAGGAGTTTCAGCCAAATTGCAAATCTTGTAatacatcaacgaattcactcaggAGAAAAGCCCTAtatatgcaaagaatgtggaaaatgtttcagtaaTTCCTCAAATTTTAAAGTACATCATTACTGTCATTCTGAGAAGAAGccatattcttgtaaagaatgtgggaaacgTTTCTGCCGGAGCAGTGTTCTTCAAGTAcaccagcgaattcatacaggagagaaaccctatcagtgcaatgaatgtgggaaaaagttcagccAGAAGTCAAGCCTTGTagtacatcagcgaattcatacaggtgagaagccatattcttgcaaagaatgtgggaaacaTTTCTGCCGGAGCAGTGTTCTTCAAGTACACCAGAGAATtcatacgggagagaaaccctatcagtgcaatgaatgtgggaaaaCGTTCAGGCAGAAGTCAAGCCTTGTAGAacatcagcgaattcatacaggagcaAAACCCTATAAATGTGAACAATGTGGGAGGAgtttcaaaaaaagaggaaaccttATAATTCATCAACgaattcattcaggagaaaaaccctatcattgtgaagaatgtgggaaatgtttcagcgATCCCGCAAATTTTAAATTACACCAACGAATTcactcaggagaaaaaccctatgcATGCCAAGAATGTGAGAAATGTTTCAGTTGTTCCTCATTTCTTAAAGTTCATCAACGCtcacattcaggggagaaaccctatcattgtgaagaatgtgggagaaGCTTCAAAACTCGTTCAGCCCTTAAAACGCATCAAAAAATCCATGCTGTtaatatggaaaaaaaacttctcttgAAGTAA